From the Cryptomeria japonica chromosome 2, Sugi_1.0, whole genome shotgun sequence genome, one window contains:
- the LOC131859779 gene encoding transcription factor MYB13-like, with the protein MGRAPCCDKIGLNKGPWSPQENRILSDFIRMNGHGNWRAVPKQAGLLRCGKSCRLRWLNYLRPEIKHGNFTYEEEETIIKLHQLLGNRWSAIASSLPGRTDNEIKNVWNTRLKKRVSRMELDPVTNHSKSPKAGHNLISLDYSHCSEKSPTMEEGNFDLIRAKAMVDFPTRISNSSDTFFDSYNRSSGILSSINSIDSKFVNGDSSLSLDWLESSCTNSFDEPIRYNHATEISTYEVMWEAHNFTSDFPEDDFLSCMDDADKDPHLLNNIELQSNDDDCDGFGYWLNILKQAGPSSTLL; encoded by the exons atgggCCGAGCTCCCTGCTGTGATAAAATTGGACTAAACAAAGGTCCATGGTCACCTCAGGAAAATCGAATACTCTCTGATTTTATTCGCATGAATGGCCATGGGAACTGGCGTGCAGTCCCTAAACAAGCAG GACTGTTAAGATGTGGTAAAAGCTGTCGTCTAAGGTGGCTTAATTACCTCAGACCAGAAATTAAACATGGGAATTTTACTTATGAAGAGGAAGAGACTATTATTAAGCTTCATCAACTTCTGGGCAACAG GTGGTCGGCTATTGCTTCAAGCCTGCCTGGAAGAACAGATAATGAGATAAAGAATGTGTGGAATACTCGCTTGAAGAAGCGGGTTTCAAGAATGGAACTCGATCCAGTAACAAATCATTCAAAGTCACCCAAGGCGGGGCACAATCTTATCTCCCTTGATTACTCCCACTGTAGTGAGAAAAGTCCAACAATGGAGGAGGGCAATTTTGATCTAATTCGGGCAAAGGCCATGGTTGATTTTCCCACCAGAATTTCTAATTCTTCGGACACATTCTTTGATTCATACAATCGGTCAAGCGGAATCCTTTCATCTATAAATAGTATAGACAGTAAGTTTGTAAATGGGGATTCAAGTTTAAGTTTAGATTGGCTTGAATCCAGTTGTACAAATTCTTTTGATGAGCCAATTAGATATAATCATGCAACCGAAATAAGCACATATGAAGTAATGTGGGAAGCTCACAATTTCACTTCAGACTTTCCAGAAGATGATTTCTTGAGCTGCATGGATGATGCAGACAAAGATCCCCATTTACTCAATAATATAGAGTtgcagagtaatgatgatgatTGCGATGGCTTTGGTTACTGGTTAAATATTTTGAAGCAAGCCGGGCCATCATCCACGTTATTGTAG